Within Clostridia bacterium, the genomic segment CTGGCTACCATTAGCAGTGCTCCCATCAGGCCCGACGCCGGCAGCAAATACCGGTAGTCATTGCCGATCACCCGCCTCATCAGGTGAGGCGCAATCAGCCCGATAAAATTGATAATACCGACAAAAGAAACGATGGTGGAGGCCGTCAGGGAACCGATCAGCATGCCCAAGAGGCGGAAAGCGGTTACGTTAACGCCAAGTCCTTTGGCCGTTTCATCGCCCCCTTGCAAGGCGTTAAGATTCCAGCGATTAAGAGCGTAATAAACGAAAGATACGGCCACTATAACGGCCATAATGATTATTTCCGTCCAGCCGGTGCGGCCTAGATCACCGAAGGTCCAAAACACTACCGCCGCCACCTTTACATCGGCGGCAAAATACTGCATGAGGGTGGTGGCGCCGGCAAACATGCTGCTTAGAGCCACTCCGGCCAGGATCATGGATTCCGGGGTAACCCTTCTGAAGTAGGACAACCCAAGGACGATCAACGTAGACAACATAGAGCTGACGAAAGCACAGGCGCTGATGATATACGGGTTGATAATGGTGATGCCGTCCAAAGTTTGATTCTGAATGCCGGCCCCCAAAACAATGATGGCAAAGGAAGCGCCGAAAGCTGCCCCTTGGGCAATGCCTAAAGTAGATGCGGAAGCCAACGGGTTTTTCAGCAGGCACTGCATCGCGCAGCCTACCGTGGCCAAACCAATTCCCGCCAGCATGGCAGTGAGGACCCTGGGCAAGCGGTGGTTAAAAACGATAATAGATGCTTGTTTGCTGCCGCGGCCTAACAGGGTAGTTATGACCTCTTG encodes:
- a CDS encoding iron ABC transporter permease — encoded protein: MKHTTAYGSYIRYKKLFILLMVVAVALAALLAISAGSAGLSWQEVITTLLGRGSKQASIIVFNHRLPRVLTAMLAGIGLATVGCAMQCLLKNPLASASTLGIAQGAAFGASFAIIVLGAGIQNQTLDGITIINPYIISACAFVSSMLSTLIVLGLSYFRRVTPESMILAGVALSSMFAGATTLMQYFAADVKVAAVVFWTFGDLGRTGWTEIIIMAVIVAVSFVYYALNRWNLNALQGGDETAKGLGVNVTAFRLLGMLIGSLTASTIVSFVGIINFIGLIAPHLMRRVIGNDYRYLLPASGLMGALLMVASDTAARLVVAPVVLPIGAITSFLGAPLFLYLVFKGVGTRR